The proteins below come from a single Micromonospora citrea genomic window:
- the katG gene encoding catalase/peroxidase HPI, with protein MSDIQDNGPASAQGVDKKAAAGCPIAHDSVTSHGSESENPAIDSPTPKTGGRPRTNRDWWPNQLDLSVLHSRSSTANPLGRDFSYAREFAKLDVEALKRDIVETLTTSQDWWPADFGHYGGLMIRMSWHSAGTYRIHDGRGGAGDGGQRFAPLNSWPDNANLDKARRLLWPVKQKYGQKISWADLLVLAGNVALESMGFKTFGFGFGREDVWEPEEIFWGPEDAWLGDERYVSEKEMSPEVGATEMGLIYVNPEGPRGNADPIAAAHFIRETFARMAMNDEETVALIAGGHTFGKTHGAGVADDHVGPEPEAAPLEAQGLGWLSTHGSGKGGDTITSGLEVTWTDRPTEWSNRFFEILFGYEWELTTSPGGAKQWVAKDAEAIIPDAHDPSKKHKPTMLTTDLSLRFDPAYEKISRRFLENPDEFALAFAKAWYKLLHRDMGPVSRFLGPWVPEPQLWQDPVPAVDHELVGDADVAALKAKVLESGLTTAQLVTTAWASAASFRSTDKRGGANGARIRLEPQRSWAVNQPEQLATVLETLEGIQREFNAAGGARISLADLIVLAGSAAVEKAARDAGVEVTVPFHPGRTDASQEQTDVDSFRVLEPRADGFRNYLRAGEKTQPEVLLVDRAYMLNLTAPEMTVLVGGLRALGANTGGTRHGVLTDRPGVLTNDFFANLLSPGTRWKASESEEHVYEIRDLATDQVKWTATAVDLIFGSNSQLRALAEVYASEDAREKFVADFVAAWTKVMELDRFDLA; from the coding sequence GCCGAAGACGGGCGGGCGTCCGCGCACCAACCGGGACTGGTGGCCCAACCAGCTCGACCTGTCGGTGCTGCACTCCCGCTCCTCCACGGCCAACCCGCTGGGCAGGGACTTCAGCTACGCCAGGGAGTTCGCCAAGCTCGACGTCGAGGCCCTCAAGCGGGACATCGTCGAGACCCTGACGACCTCGCAGGACTGGTGGCCGGCCGACTTCGGTCACTACGGCGGCCTGATGATCCGGATGAGCTGGCACTCCGCGGGCACCTACCGCATCCACGACGGTCGCGGCGGCGCCGGCGACGGCGGCCAGCGCTTCGCCCCGCTCAACAGCTGGCCCGACAACGCCAACCTCGACAAGGCCCGCCGCCTGCTGTGGCCGGTCAAGCAGAAGTACGGCCAGAAGATCTCGTGGGCCGACCTGCTCGTGCTCGCCGGCAACGTCGCCCTGGAGTCGATGGGCTTCAAGACCTTCGGCTTCGGCTTCGGCCGGGAGGACGTCTGGGAGCCCGAGGAGATCTTCTGGGGCCCGGAGGACGCCTGGCTCGGCGACGAGCGCTACGTCTCCGAGAAGGAGATGTCGCCGGAGGTCGGGGCGACCGAGATGGGTCTCATCTACGTCAACCCGGAGGGCCCGCGCGGCAACGCGGACCCGATCGCGGCGGCGCACTTCATCCGCGAGACCTTCGCCCGGATGGCGATGAACGACGAGGAGACCGTCGCCCTCATCGCCGGCGGCCACACCTTCGGCAAGACCCACGGCGCCGGCGTCGCCGACGACCACGTGGGCCCCGAGCCCGAGGCCGCCCCGTTGGAGGCGCAGGGCCTGGGCTGGCTGAGCACCCACGGCAGCGGCAAGGGCGGGGACACCATCACCAGCGGTCTCGAGGTGACGTGGACCGACCGGCCCACCGAGTGGAGCAACCGCTTCTTCGAGATCCTCTTCGGCTACGAGTGGGAGCTGACCACCAGCCCCGGCGGCGCGAAGCAGTGGGTCGCCAAGGACGCCGAGGCCATCATCCCCGACGCCCACGACCCGTCGAAGAAGCACAAGCCGACGATGCTCACCACCGACCTGTCGCTGCGCTTCGACCCGGCGTACGAGAAGATCTCGCGCCGCTTCCTGGAGAACCCCGACGAGTTCGCGCTGGCGTTCGCCAAGGCCTGGTACAAGCTGCTGCACCGCGACATGGGTCCGGTCAGCCGCTTCCTCGGGCCCTGGGTCCCGGAGCCCCAGCTGTGGCAGGACCCGGTGCCGGCCGTCGACCACGAGCTGGTCGGCGACGCCGACGTCGCCGCGCTCAAGGCGAAGGTCCTGGAGTCGGGCCTGACCACCGCCCAGCTGGTCACCACCGCGTGGGCCTCGGCGGCCAGCTTCCGCTCCACCGACAAGCGGGGCGGCGCCAACGGCGCGCGCATCCGGCTGGAGCCGCAGCGCAGCTGGGCGGTCAACCAGCCCGAGCAGCTCGCCACGGTCCTGGAGACCCTCGAGGGCATCCAGCGGGAGTTCAACGCCGCAGGCGGCGCGCGGATCTCGCTCGCGGACCTGATCGTGCTGGCCGGCTCGGCCGCCGTCGAGAAGGCGGCGCGTGACGCCGGCGTCGAGGTGACCGTGCCGTTCCACCCGGGCCGCACCGACGCCAGCCAGGAGCAGACCGACGTCGACTCCTTCCGGGTCCTCGAGCCGCGCGCCGACGGGTTCCGCAACTACCTGCGTGCCGGCGAGAAGACGCAGCCGGAGGTGCTGCTCGTCGACCGCGCCTACATGCTCAACCTGACCGCGCCCGAGATGACCGTCCTCGTCGGCGGCCTGCGTGCCCTCGGGGCCAACACCGGCGGCACCCGGCACGGCGTCCTGACCGACCGGCCCGGCGTGCTCACCAACGACTTCTTCGCCAACCTGCTCTCCCCGGGCACCCGGTGGAAGGCGTCGGAGTCCGAGGAGCACGTCTACGAGATCCGGGACCTGGCCACCGACCAGGTGAAGTGGACCGCCACGGCGGTCGACCTCATCTTCGGCTCCAACTCCCAGCTGCGGGCCCTCGCGGAGGTCTACGCCAGCGAGGACGCGCGCGAGAAGTTCGTCGCCGACTTCGTCGCGGCCTGGACCAAGGTCATGGAACTGGACCGGTTCGACCTCGCCTGA
- a CDS encoding LLM class F420-dependent oxidoreductase, which translates to MTVPLDGIPLAEHAAVYAALDAAGFTDVWSAEVNGADAFTPLALAAAWQPRLRLGTAIAPVFTRGPGLLAMSAAALADAAPGRFALGIGASSPVVVGNWNAVPFDEPFRRTRDVLRFLRAALSGETVDGKFDTFAVRRFTLDRKPAVPPPVLLAALRPGMLRLAGAEADGVILNWLGADDVPRALAEVGERRPGFDVVARIFVCPTEDAAHARALGRRLITSYLTVPAYAAFHRWLGREETLGPMWRAWDAGDRRGAGAAVPDEVVDALVLHGSPERCREQVRRYADAGVDVPVLALLPTPELAAGGAKALGDVIARLGTGGAR; encoded by the coding sequence ATGACGGTGCCGCTGGACGGCATCCCGCTCGCCGAGCACGCCGCGGTCTACGCGGCCCTCGACGCCGCCGGGTTCACCGACGTCTGGTCCGCCGAGGTCAACGGGGCGGACGCGTTCACCCCGCTGGCGCTCGCCGCCGCCTGGCAGCCGAGGCTGCGCCTGGGCACCGCCATCGCGCCGGTGTTCACCCGGGGGCCGGGCCTGCTGGCGATGAGCGCCGCCGCGCTGGCCGACGCCGCGCCCGGCCGGTTCGCGCTCGGCATCGGCGCGTCCTCGCCCGTCGTCGTCGGCAACTGGAACGCCGTACCGTTCGACGAGCCGTTCCGGCGCACCCGCGACGTGCTGCGGTTCCTGCGCGCGGCCCTGTCCGGCGAGACCGTCGACGGCAAGTTCGACACCTTCGCCGTACGCCGCTTCACGCTGGACCGCAAGCCGGCCGTGCCGCCGCCGGTGCTGCTCGCCGCGCTGCGCCCGGGAATGCTGCGGCTGGCCGGCGCGGAGGCCGACGGCGTCATCCTCAACTGGCTCGGCGCCGACGACGTGCCGCGCGCGCTGGCCGAGGTGGGCGAGCGGCGCCCCGGCTTCGACGTGGTCGCCCGGATCTTCGTCTGTCCGACCGAGGACGCCGCGCACGCCCGCGCCCTGGGCCGCCGGCTGATCACCAGCTACCTCACCGTCCCCGCGTACGCGGCGTTCCACCGCTGGCTCGGCCGCGAGGAGACGCTCGGGCCGATGTGGCGGGCCTGGGACGCCGGGGACCGGCGCGGCGCGGGCGCGGCGGTGCCCGACGAGGTGGTCGACGCGCTGGTGCTGCACGGCTCGCCGGAGCGGTGCCGCGAACAGGTCCGCCGTTACGCCGACGCCGGGGTCGACGTGCCGGTGCTGGCCCTGCTTCCCACCCCCGAGCTGGCCGCGGGCGGCGCGAAGGCGCTGGGCGACGTGATCGCGCGGCTGGGCACGGGCGGCGCGCGGTGA
- a CDS encoding SDR family oxidoreductase: protein MNLTDRVAVVTGGAGGIGAALARRFVAEGATAVVVADLDADAARAVADGIGAAAHAAALDVTDEEQVRALVADTERRYGRIDLFCANAGVATSGGVEVDDAGWERAWRVNVLSHVYAARAVLPAMLARGGGYLLHTCSAAGVLTAVGDAPYTTTKHAAVGFAEWLSVTYRDQGVRVSALCPQGVDTPMLAEGLAAGHLGARVIAASGAVLTPDQVADSVIAGLAEERFLILPHPEVAAYARRRAEDPDGWQSGLRKLVRRLRT, encoded by the coding sequence GTGAACCTCACCGACCGGGTGGCGGTGGTCACCGGCGGAGCCGGCGGCATCGGCGCGGCCCTGGCGCGGCGGTTCGTCGCCGAGGGCGCGACCGCCGTGGTGGTCGCCGACCTCGACGCCGACGCCGCCCGCGCGGTCGCCGACGGCATCGGTGCGGCCGCCCACGCCGCCGCCCTCGACGTGACCGACGAGGAGCAGGTCCGCGCGCTGGTCGCCGACACCGAGCGGCGGTACGGGCGGATCGACCTGTTCTGCGCCAACGCCGGCGTGGCCACCAGTGGGGGAGTGGAGGTCGACGACGCCGGCTGGGAGCGCGCCTGGCGGGTCAACGTGCTCTCCCACGTCTACGCCGCCCGCGCGGTGCTGCCGGCGATGCTGGCCCGGGGCGGCGGCTACCTGCTGCACACCTGCTCGGCCGCGGGCGTGCTGACCGCGGTCGGGGACGCGCCCTACACGACCACGAAGCACGCCGCCGTGGGCTTCGCCGAGTGGCTCTCGGTCACCTACCGCGACCAGGGCGTCCGGGTCAGCGCCCTGTGCCCGCAGGGCGTGGACACGCCGATGCTCGCCGAAGGGCTGGCCGCCGGCCACCTCGGCGCGCGGGTCATCGCCGCCTCCGGCGCGGTGCTCACGCCGGACCAGGTGGCCGACTCGGTGATCGCCGGCCTGGCCGAGGAGCGGTTCCTCATCCTGCCGCACCCCGAGGTCGCCGCGTACGCCCGCCGCCGCGCGGAGGACCCGGACGGCTGGCAGTCCGGCCTGCGCAAGCTCGTCCGCCGCCTGCGGACGTAG
- a CDS encoding protein-tyrosine phosphatase family protein — MAGLRALAVVVCLLTAAEPCELGLDGGRDAARRAGLDFVWLPVADRGVADAAAFLPVLGDLVHRLDRGHHVVAHCRFRIGRASLLAAALLTAHGCDPDRAWKLISAAGGHRVPDTDDQRNWIRQYVLIGRREGRDPRSGARS; from the coding sequence ATGGCCGGCCTGCGTGCGCTCGCCGTCGTCGTCTGCCTGCTCACTGCGGCGGAGCCGTGCGAGTTGGGCCTGGACGGGGGGCGGGACGCGGCCCGTCGCGCCGGTCTGGACTTCGTCTGGTTGCCCGTCGCGGATCGCGGAGTTGCCGACGCCGCCGCATTCCTTCCGGTGCTGGGCGACCTGGTCCATCGTCTCGACAGGGGCCACCACGTCGTCGCGCACTGCCGCTTCCGGATCGGGCGGGCGTCCCTCCTCGCCGCCGCGTTGCTGACCGCGCACGGCTGCGACCCCGATCGGGCGTGGAAGCTCATCTCCGCGGCCGGTGGGCACCGCGTCCCGGACACTGATGATCAACGCAACTGGATCCGTCAGTACGTCCTCATCGGTCGACGGGAGGGACGGGACCCGCGCAGCGGTGCCCGGTCTTGA
- a CDS encoding threonine synthase: MDTYLDPRSGRSYPFNALRWRGDDGAPLTMTPRPGIGPSDIDGPIRSLWRYRAALPGRVTHPVSLGEGCTPLIPGRWGEHEVRFKLEWFNPTGSFKDRGTSVMVSHLAQAGVDAVIEDSSGNGGSSVAAYCAAAGLRARILVPEATSAAKVLQSRAFGAALTLVPGGRDATARQALRDAETTCYASHNWHPLFLQGTKTLAYELWEDLGFTAPDAVVTVAGAGSTVLGMDLGFSELLAAGHIARLPRLLVAQPARCAPIHAAFSGLSDVSFGPTIAEGTAIREPVRLAEVVDAIRRSAGDTTTIDEADIAAALRRLTSRGLYAEPTSATAAAAIDAFAAQGAIRPGETTVVLLTGSGLKATNAMTVLFDDTQVPA; the protein is encoded by the coding sequence GTGGACACGTACTTGGACCCGAGATCGGGCCGGAGTTACCCGTTCAACGCGCTGCGGTGGCGCGGTGACGACGGCGCCCCGCTGACGATGACGCCCCGGCCCGGCATCGGTCCCAGCGACATCGACGGCCCCATCCGGTCACTGTGGCGCTACCGAGCGGCCCTGCCCGGCCGGGTCACCCACCCGGTGTCGCTGGGCGAGGGTTGCACCCCCTTGATTCCCGGCCGGTGGGGCGAGCACGAGGTGCGGTTCAAGCTGGAGTGGTTCAACCCGACCGGCAGCTTCAAGGATCGCGGCACCAGCGTGATGGTGTCGCACCTGGCCCAGGCCGGTGTCGACGCCGTTATCGAGGACAGCTCCGGCAACGGCGGCTCGTCGGTCGCCGCGTACTGCGCCGCCGCCGGGCTCCGCGCCCGCATACTCGTCCCGGAGGCGACCTCCGCGGCGAAGGTGTTGCAGTCCCGGGCGTTCGGTGCCGCGCTCACCCTGGTGCCGGGTGGCCGCGACGCGACCGCCCGGCAGGCCCTACGCGACGCCGAGACCACCTGCTACGCCAGCCACAACTGGCATCCGCTGTTCCTGCAGGGCACCAAGACCCTCGCCTACGAACTGTGGGAAGACCTCGGCTTCACCGCCCCGGACGCCGTCGTCACCGTGGCCGGCGCAGGCAGCACCGTCCTCGGCATGGACCTCGGTTTCAGCGAGCTGCTCGCCGCGGGGCACATCGCGCGCCTACCGCGGCTGCTGGTCGCCCAACCCGCCCGCTGTGCCCCGATCCACGCCGCGTTCAGCGGACTGTCCGACGTGTCGTTCGGGCCGACGATCGCCGAAGGCACCGCGATCCGCGAACCAGTCCGGCTGGCTGAAGTCGTCGACGCCATCCGCCGTTCCGCCGGCGACACCACCACGATCGACGAAGCCGACATCGCCGCCGCCCTACGCCGCCTCACCAGCCGAGGCCTGTACGCCGAACCCACCTCGGCAACAGCCGCCGCGGCGATCGACGCCTTCGCCGCCCAGGGAGCGATCCGCCCCGGCGAGACCACGGTCGTGCTGCTCACCGGCTCCGGTCTCAAGGCCACCAACGCAATGACGGTGCTCTTCGATGACACGCAGGTACCGGCATGA
- a CDS encoding helix-turn-helix transcriptional regulator: MLDDRRAAVAAHTSQDAILDALRPVIEGIAETFGPWCEVVLHDYRRPERSVVAIAGSVTNRHVGGAMSEIGLSMLARGDDAVNDLNYVNRTPHGKVIKSSTMPLRDANGHVFAALCINLDIMPLRQVGSLVNHLIGAETRQVATTTFTDDFDEVLDAMVTAEEARLGKPVATLTPEERIRLVGALDARGVFSVRNAVPRVAAKLGVSRSGLYATLTRARNG; this comes from the coding sequence ATGCTCGACGACCGCCGTGCCGCCGTCGCGGCCCACACATCGCAGGACGCGATTCTCGACGCTCTGCGGCCCGTCATTGAGGGCATCGCCGAGACCTTCGGACCTTGGTGCGAGGTCGTGCTGCACGACTACCGGCGCCCAGAACGCTCGGTCGTCGCAATCGCCGGTTCGGTCACCAACCGGCATGTCGGGGGCGCGATGAGCGAGATCGGCCTGTCGATGCTGGCCCGCGGCGATGACGCGGTCAACGACCTCAACTACGTCAACCGCACCCCGCACGGCAAAGTCATCAAGTCGTCCACCATGCCGCTGCGCGACGCGAACGGGCACGTGTTCGCCGCGCTGTGCATCAACCTCGACATCATGCCGCTACGGCAGGTCGGCAGCCTCGTCAACCACCTGATCGGAGCTGAAACGCGGCAGGTCGCCACGACAACGTTCACCGACGACTTCGACGAGGTCCTCGACGCCATGGTGACCGCGGAGGAGGCTCGACTGGGCAAGCCGGTCGCCACACTCACCCCCGAGGAACGCATCCGGTTGGTCGGCGCCCTTGATGCGCGCGGCGTCTTCAGTGTCCGCAACGCGGTCCCTCGGGTGGCGGCGAAGTTGGGCGTGTCCCGATCTGGTCTCTACGCCACCCTCACCCGCGCCCGAAACGGATGA
- a CDS encoding SDR family NAD(P)-dependent oxidoreductase codes for MAKTAVVTGANRGIGFAVATQLVRQGCRVVLVTRNRVRGEQAVAALAASPDGAGGSAELVVGDLSVLSSVRAVAAELHDRCERIDVLVHNAGVWPTRLVRTEDGYEQSFAVNHLAPFLLNHLLEERLGRVVQVSAGLCVRGRVDLDRTPHGENFHRMRTYCDTKLANLLTVPLFAEHWKNAGVTIDAVHPGVIRTDLGDPGGVPGLLLKAVKRRWEAPAVGAARVVRLAFAPGEGSGRYFDGDRQVPLAPVADDPVLARRLWDQGLAHVA; via the coding sequence ATGGCGAAGACGGCGGTCGTGACCGGAGCCAATCGCGGCATCGGGTTCGCGGTGGCCACCCAACTGGTGCGACAGGGCTGCCGGGTGGTGCTGGTGACCAGGAACCGGGTGCGGGGCGAACAGGCGGTGGCGGCGCTGGCGGCGTCCCCTGACGGCGCGGGCGGCTCGGCGGAGCTGGTCGTGGGCGACCTGTCGGTGCTGTCGTCCGTCCGGGCCGTCGCGGCCGAGCTGCACGACCGCTGCGAACGAATCGACGTGCTGGTGCACAACGCCGGCGTCTGGCCCACCCGGCTGGTGCGCACCGAGGACGGGTACGAACAGTCGTTCGCGGTCAACCACCTCGCGCCGTTCCTGCTCAACCACCTGCTGGAGGAGCGGCTGGGGAGGGTGGTCCAGGTCAGCGCCGGCCTCTGCGTCAGGGGCAGGGTGGACCTGGACCGTACGCCCCACGGCGAGAACTTCCACCGGATGCGCACCTACTGCGACACCAAGCTCGCGAACCTGCTCACCGTGCCGCTGTTCGCCGAGCACTGGAAGAATGCCGGGGTGACCATCGACGCGGTGCACCCCGGCGTCATCAGGACCGACCTGGGAGATCCCGGCGGCGTGCCCGGCCTGCTGCTCAAGGCGGTCAAGCGCCGGTGGGAAGCCCCGGCGGTCGGCGCGGCGCGGGTCGTGCGCCTGGCGTTCGCGCCCGGCGAGGGGTCCGGCCGCTACTTCGACGGTGACCGTCAGGTGCCGCTCGCGCCCGTGGCGGACGATCCGGTCCTGGCGCGCCGGCTGTGGGATCAAGGGCTGGCGCATGTCGCCTAA
- a CDS encoding TetR/AcrR family transcriptional regulator, with protein sequence MSPKQQRGEATAERLLASALDVFDSAGQPGFTVNAVTAASGVSLGSLYHHFGSFDGLAAALYSRCMSALFDELIAGLSRARTARTGVRAIVLAYLRFTEVNPAAARFIHASAYAGYLAAHAEQVTAAKAPFMAAVADWLRPRMAAGEIATLPEPLVEMLLIGPVAETARRWLAGVPGIDLEQAARVLPDRVWRSLAAD encoded by the coding sequence ATGTCGCCTAAGCAGCAGCGGGGCGAGGCGACCGCCGAACGACTGCTGGCCTCGGCGCTGGACGTGTTCGACTCGGCCGGCCAGCCCGGCTTCACGGTCAACGCGGTGACCGCCGCCAGCGGGGTCAGCCTCGGCAGTCTCTACCACCATTTCGGCAGCTTCGACGGGCTGGCCGCGGCGCTGTACAGCCGGTGCATGTCGGCGCTGTTCGACGAGCTGATCGCCGGACTGAGCCGGGCCCGGACCGCCCGCACCGGCGTCCGCGCCATCGTGCTGGCCTACCTGCGCTTCACGGAGGTCAACCCGGCCGCCGCGCGGTTCATCCACGCCTCGGCCTACGCCGGCTACCTCGCCGCACACGCCGAACAGGTGACGGCCGCCAAGGCGCCGTTCATGGCGGCCGTCGCCGACTGGCTGCGTCCCCGCATGGCGGCCGGCGAGATCGCCACCCTGCCGGAGCCGCTGGTCGAAATGCTGCTGATCGGCCCGGTGGCGGAGACCGCGCGCCGGTGGCTCGCCGGCGTACCGGGCATCGACCTCGAGCAGGCGGCCCGCGTGCTGCCCGACCGGGTCTGGCGTTCGCTCGCGGCGGACTGA